One genomic region from Desulfuromonas sp. TF encodes:
- a CDS encoding glyceraldehyde-3-phosphate dehydrogenase, which yields MSTQTQETYFKDWKNREEIAETMVPIIGRLYRNHGVVTTVYGRSLVNQSTIDILKAHRFARQILENELWVRDSFPVLEALSRLDLSPARIDIGKLTIRYQAQAAGTSVEDFVRQELSSINTGKGSMLMEPRDVVLYGFGRIGRLLARILIEQTGGGDKLRLRAAVVRKGAEDDLIKRASLLRRDSVHGHFQGTITIDEKENAIIANGNMIRIIYADAPENVDYGRYGIQNAILVDNTGKWRDREGLSRHLKTKGIDKVVLTAPGKGDIPNIVFGVNNDLISGEERLLSAASCTTNAIVPALKAVSDRFGIVNGHVETCHSYTNDQNLIDNYHNKSRRGRGAPLNMVITETGAAKAVAKALPELAGKLTGNAIRVPTPNVSLAILNLTLEKETTVKELNNYLRDVSLDSPLQNQLDFTNSPEAVSSDFVGSRYAGVVDSLATIVEGNRCVLYVWYDNEFGYSCQVIRMLDRIAGLELPSLPA from the coding sequence ATGAGCACACAGACTCAGGAGACTTATTTCAAGGATTGGAAAAACCGCGAGGAAATTGCCGAAACGATGGTTCCCATCATCGGCCGGCTCTACCGCAATCACGGGGTCGTCACCACCGTCTACGGCCGCTCCCTGGTCAATCAATCGACGATAGATATTCTCAAGGCCCACCGCTTCGCCCGGCAGATTCTCGAGAATGAGCTTTGGGTGCGGGACAGTTTTCCTGTCCTGGAGGCCTTAAGCAGGCTCGATCTGTCCCCGGCCCGGATCGATATCGGAAAGCTGACCATCCGGTATCAGGCGCAGGCGGCGGGGACCTCGGTGGAGGACTTCGTCCGGCAGGAGCTGAGCAGCATCAACACGGGCAAAGGATCGATGCTGATGGAGCCGAGGGATGTGGTCCTTTACGGCTTCGGCCGCATTGGCCGTCTGCTGGCCCGCATTCTCATCGAACAGACCGGAGGCGGCGACAAGCTCCGGCTGCGCGCCGCGGTGGTGCGCAAGGGCGCCGAAGACGACCTGATAAAGCGTGCAAGCCTGCTGCGCCGAGACTCGGTGCACGGACATTTTCAGGGGACCATCACCATCGATGAGAAGGAAAACGCGATCATCGCCAATGGCAACATGATCCGCATCATCTATGCCGATGCCCCCGAAAACGTCGACTACGGTCGGTACGGCATTCAAAATGCCATCCTCGTGGACAACACCGGCAAATGGCGCGACCGTGAAGGACTCAGCCGGCATCTCAAGACCAAAGGGATCGACAAGGTCGTGCTGACCGCTCCGGGCAAGGGGGACATCCCCAACATCGTCTTCGGTGTCAACAACGACCTGATCTCGGGGGAAGAGCGCCTCCTTTCGGCCGCCAGCTGTACCACCAACGCCATCGTTCCGGCTCTCAAGGCGGTAAGCGACCGGTTCGGCATCGTCAACGGCCATGTTGAGACCTGCCACTCCTACACCAACGACCAGAACCTGATCGACAACTACCACAATAAGTCCCGCCGCGGCCGGGGAGCTCCCCTCAACATGGTCATCACCGAGACCGGAGCGGCCAAGGCGGTAGCCAAGGCTCTCCCCGAGCTGGCCGGGAAACTGACCGGCAACGCCATCCGCGTGCCCACCCCCAATGTCTCCCTCGCCATCCTCAATCTGACCCTGGAGAAAGAGACCACGGTCAAGGAGTTGAATAATTACCTCCGGGACGTCTCTCTCGATTCACCCCTGCAGAACCAGCTCGACTTCACCAACTCCCCCGAAGCCGTCTCCAGCGACTTTGTCGGCTCCCGCTATGCCGGCGTGGTCGATTCCCTGGCCACCATCGTCGAAGGAAACCGCTGCGTTCTCTACGTCTGGTACGACAACGAATTCGGCTACAGCTGTCAGGTGATCCGGATGCTCGACCGCATCGCGGGGCTGGAGCTCCCTTCCCTGCCCGCCTGA
- a CDS encoding class II fructose-bisphosphate aldolase, translating to MGDKVHYSELGLANTRDMFQKSVSGGYAIPAYNFNNLEQLQAIIVACAETSSPVIIQVSKGARDYANETMLRYMALGAVRMAREMGSNIPITLHLDHGDSFELCKSCVDSGFSSVMIDGSHLPYEENVALTRKVVEYAHQFDVAVEGELGVLAGIEDEVQAEKSTYTKPEEVEDFVKKTGVDSLAISIGTSHGAYKFKLKAGEVVPELRFDILEEVERLLPGFPIVLHGASSVVQEYVDLINRYGGKMEGAVGVPEDQLRRAAKGAVCKINIDSDGRLAVTAKIREYMANNPAEFDPRKYLGEARKELIKLIKHKNETVLGSAGRA from the coding sequence ATGGGCGACAAGGTTCACTACAGCGAACTGGGGCTGGCCAACACCCGCGACATGTTTCAGAAGTCGGTATCGGGCGGGTACGCCATACCCGCTTATAACTTCAACAATCTGGAACAATTACAGGCGATTATAGTGGCCTGTGCCGAAACCTCCTCACCGGTGATCATTCAGGTGAGCAAGGGAGCGCGCGACTACGCCAATGAGACGATGCTTCGCTACATGGCGTTGGGGGCGGTACGGATGGCCCGGGAGATGGGTTCAAATATCCCCATTACCCTGCATCTGGACCACGGCGATTCCTTCGAACTCTGCAAGTCCTGCGTCGACTCGGGATTTTCCTCGGTGATGATCGACGGCTCCCATCTCCCTTATGAGGAGAACGTGGCCCTGACCCGGAAGGTGGTCGAATACGCCCATCAGTTCGATGTCGCCGTCGAAGGGGAACTCGGGGTCCTCGCCGGCATCGAGGACGAGGTGCAGGCGGAGAAATCCACCTACACCAAGCCCGAAGAGGTCGAGGATTTCGTGAAGAAGACCGGAGTCGATTCCCTGGCCATCTCCATTGGAACCAGTCATGGGGCTTACAAGTTCAAGCTCAAGGCGGGGGAAGTCGTTCCCGAACTCAGGTTCGATATCCTGGAAGAGGTCGAGCGCCTCCTCCCGGGCTTCCCTATCGTTCTGCACGGGGCTTCCAGCGTGGTCCAGGAATATGTGGATCTCATCAACCGCTACGGAGGCAAGATGGAAGGGGCCGTCGGCGTCCCGGAGGATCAGCTTCGCCGGGCGGCTAAGGGCGCGGTATGCAAGATCAATATCGATTCCGACGGGCGTCTGGCGGTGACCGCCAAGATCCGTGAATACATGGCCAACAACCCGGCCGAATTCGACCCGCGCAAGTATCTGGGCGAAGCTCGCAAAGAGCTGATCAAACTGATCAAGCACAAGAACGAAACCGTCCTGGGAAGCGCCGGAAGGGCTTGA
- a CDS encoding DUF3024 domain-containing protein: MLQKHPNEFTRRVIYKYFADHQMPAEVNAVRDGYVVFLNYFSAVEACNVDEASGRLVHNDSRDEWKLYWMSGNFRWHLYEQCPTLHHALDVMLSEEAANLFRKVL, from the coding sequence ATGCTGCAGAAACATCCTAACGAATTCACTCGGCGGGTCATATATAAATATTTTGCCGATCACCAGATGCCGGCGGAGGTGAACGCCGTGCGTGACGGATATGTCGTTTTTCTGAACTATTTCAGCGCGGTCGAAGCGTGCAACGTGGATGAAGCGTCGGGGAGGTTGGTGCACAACGACAGTCGCGACGAATGGAAGCTGTACTGGATGAGCGGCAATTTTCGCTGGCACCTCTACGAGCAGTGTCCTACGCTTCACCATGCTCTGGATGTGATGCTCAGCGAAGAGGCGGCGAACCTTTTCCGCAAAGTGCTTTGA
- a CDS encoding ChaN family lipoprotein, with translation MPFALRRVLLLLLVLSPFLGACAAPALKADPELPYPPSRQPEVGDILHLPTGLFVSESRMLQIATDSRIVYVGETHDNPASHRLQLHILNALSERYPGRVALGMEMFTSEQQTVLDRWTAGELTEREFLRKAGWYEQWKMDFDLYRDILLFARERQIPVIGLNAGEGLRAIVRKNPEELTPEEQARLPEMDMSDPYQRSLVKSIYGGHVQGEARLESFLRIQTLWDETMADNVARFLESPEGEERHMMVMAGGNHIRFGFGIPRRVFRRLPTSYTLVGSKEIIIPEEKQKQLMDVEIPGFPMPPYDFVVFTAYESLEKQKVRLGVMLQEKDGSVRIEKVLPGSVAEKFGVQAGDVLVSFDGEPVKDSLDVIYAVKEKQTGDRAVLEIARDGVQKTLEVLFVTPINNEESDNP, from the coding sequence ATGCCTTTCGCCCTGCGCAGAGTCCTGCTTCTTCTCCTCGTTCTTTCACCGTTCCTTGGAGCCTGTGCCGCTCCCGCGCTGAAAGCCGATCCCGAACTTCCCTACCCTCCGTCCCGTCAGCCCGAAGTAGGGGACATTCTTCACCTGCCTACAGGTCTATTTGTCAGCGAATCACGGATGCTGCAGATAGCCACCGACTCCCGTATCGTGTACGTGGGAGAGACTCACGACAATCCCGCCTCCCATAGGCTTCAACTCCATATTCTGAATGCCCTGAGCGAGCGTTATCCCGGTCGGGTGGCCCTGGGCATGGAGATGTTCACGTCGGAGCAGCAGACGGTTCTGGATCGGTGGACCGCGGGCGAGCTCACGGAAAGGGAATTTTTACGCAAGGCAGGATGGTATGAGCAGTGGAAGATGGATTTCGACCTTTATCGTGACATTCTTCTGTTCGCTCGCGAGCGGCAAATCCCGGTCATCGGTCTCAATGCCGGAGAAGGCCTGCGGGCGATCGTCAGAAAAAACCCGGAGGAGCTCACTCCGGAGGAGCAAGCCCGACTTCCGGAGATGGACATGAGCGACCCTTATCAGCGCTCTCTGGTGAAGTCCATCTACGGCGGGCACGTCCAGGGTGAAGCCCGGCTCGAAAGCTTCCTGCGCATCCAGACCCTCTGGGACGAAACGATGGCGGACAATGTGGCGCGCTTTCTTGAGAGCCCCGAGGGAGAGGAGAGGCACATGATGGTCATGGCCGGAGGCAACCACATTCGATTCGGCTTCGGCATTCCCCGCCGGGTCTTTCGTCGCCTGCCCACCTCCTACACCCTTGTCGGATCCAAGGAAATCATCATTCCCGAGGAGAAGCAAAAGCAACTCATGGATGTGGAAATCCCAGGATTTCCCATGCCCCCCTACGACTTTGTCGTCTTCACTGCCTATGAATCTCTGGAAAAGCAAAAGGTCCGTCTGGGGGTGATGCTGCAGGAGAAGGATGGGAGCGTACGAATTGAGAAGGTGCTTCCAGGTTCCGTCGCCGAAAAGTTCGGCGTTCAGGCGGGAGATGTGCTGGTCTCATTTGACGGGGAACCGGTAAAGGACAGCCTTGATGTCATCTATGCAGTCAAGGAGAAACAGACCGGCGACCGGGCCGTCCTGGAGATCGCACGCGACGGAGTGCAAAAAACGCTGGAGGTTCTATTCGTGACTCCAATAAATAACGAAGAAAGTGACAATCCGTAA
- the speD gene encoding adenosylmethionine decarboxylase, whose protein sequence is MCAKSAKKNHRPKRTRKLKLRGFNNLTKTLSFNIYDICYARSPQARKEYLEYIDEEYNSERLVRILSEVAEIIGANILNVSSQDYDPMGASVTILIAEEPVDPKPDQVLAHLDKSHLCIHTYPETDSKLGISTFRVDVDVSTCGKISPLRALNHLVESFESDIVLMDYKVRGFTRDVRGTKHYIDHKILSIQQYIRKSILEQYQCVDINIHQENLFHTKMMLQDFNLENYLFATAARDLTESEKERVKESLRREMTEIFYSKNIF, encoded by the coding sequence ATGTGTGCAAAGAGTGCAAAGAAAAACCATCGTCCGAAGCGCACCCGCAAGCTGAAGCTGCGCGGGTTCAATAATCTCACCAAAACCCTCTCCTTCAACATATACGACATCTGCTACGCCCGCTCGCCTCAGGCGCGCAAGGAGTACCTGGAGTATATCGACGAGGAGTACAACTCCGAGCGACTGGTCCGCATTCTCAGCGAAGTGGCGGAGATCATCGGGGCCAACATCCTCAACGTCTCCAGCCAGGACTACGATCCCATGGGGGCGAGCGTCACGATCCTCATTGCCGAGGAGCCGGTGGATCCGAAACCGGACCAGGTGCTGGCCCATCTCGACAAGAGCCATCTTTGCATCCACACGTACCCGGAAACCGATTCCAAGCTGGGGATCTCCACGTTCCGGGTCGACGTCGACGTCTCCACGTGCGGCAAGATCAGTCCCCTGAGAGCTCTCAACCACCTCGTCGAATCCTTCGAATCGGATATTGTCCTCATGGATTACAAGGTCCGGGGCTTCACTCGCGACGTGCGGGGGACAAAGCACTATATCGACCACAAGATCCTTTCCATCCAGCAGTACATCCGGAAATCGATCCTTGAGCAGTATCAGTGCGTGGACATCAACATCCACCAGGAAAACCTCTTTCACACAAAAATGATGCTGCAGGATTTCAACCTCGAAAATTACCTCTTCGCCACCGCCGCACGGGATCTCACCGAGTCGGAAAAAGAACGGGTCAAGGAGAGCCTTCGCCGGGAGATGACCGAGATCTTCTATTCCAAGAACATTTTCTGA